A single bacterium DNA region contains:
- a CDS encoding chloride channel protein — MRRIKNFTVWLLVGALGGIAAIGAREFIVWFGAVIHGGVPPADWGTLAWWRILVPLTLGGLAVGLIGKYDWEMISGAGLDDTLQCYHQHGARQKPLDTPAKLSASLVGLGCGISGGLMGPMTYVGMGVGGWIGRAFRFDADGVRTAGLCGMAATLAAILGAPLGAAIFTCEVLYHEHIEYRRFFPVLLAALTAHLLTRLTGFYKPLFSFNPTGTPTVSLELVGSVLSVVAVGLAVAAGFFYLYRLLERLRERSGLPRWLSPALGALASALLIVLVAPEAAGKVLSVGATTIRTVSVSAPVTWTDALVLTVLKATLVALAVGSGASVGLLAPALMLGSLVGAGVADLIPVQQTILVATGITVVLVTLTNSPVGTIVMMLEIFGPEVLIPVTLAGLVANLASRKLVIYRDVLPWRSEVRVVDRGPGD, encoded by the coding sequence GTGCGCAGGATTAAAAATTTCACCGTCTGGCTGCTCGTGGGCGCCCTGGGCGGAATCGCCGCAATCGGCGCCCGGGAGTTCATCGTCTGGTTCGGCGCGGTGATTCACGGCGGCGTGCCGCCGGCGGATTGGGGGACCCTCGCCTGGTGGCGGATTCTCGTTCCCCTCACGCTGGGCGGCCTCGCCGTCGGTCTCATCGGGAAGTACGACTGGGAGATGATTTCCGGCGCCGGACTGGACGACACGCTCCAGTGCTACCACCAACACGGGGCCCGCCAGAAACCGCTCGATACGCCGGCCAAGCTCTCCGCGAGCCTGGTGGGCCTGGGGTGCGGCATCTCCGGGGGGCTGATGGGCCCCATGACCTACGTCGGGATGGGTGTGGGCGGCTGGATCGGACGCGCCTTCCGTTTCGACGCCGACGGTGTGAGGACGGCCGGCCTTTGCGGCATGGCGGCCACCCTGGCGGCCATCCTCGGGGCTCCGCTGGGGGCGGCCATCTTCACCTGCGAGGTGCTCTACCACGAGCACATCGAATACCGCCGTTTCTTCCCCGTTCTCCTGGCCGCTCTGACGGCGCACCTGTTGACCCGGCTCACCGGTTTCTACAAGCCGCTCTTCTCCTTCAACCCCACCGGGACGCCCACGGTCAGCCTGGAGCTGGTCGGGTCGGTCCTGTCGGTCGTCGCCGTGGGCCTGGCCGTGGCCGCGGGATTCTTCTACCTCTACCGCCTGCTCGAGCGTCTCCGCGAGCGATCCGGGCTGCCCCGGTGGCTCTCGCCGGCCCTGGGCGCCCTGGCGAGCGCCCTCCTCATCGTCCTGGTCGCCCCGGAGGCGGCGGGCAAGGTGCTGTCGGTGGGGGCGACGACGATTCGAACCGTGAGCGTGTCGGCGCCGGTCACCTGGACCGACGCCCTTGTCCTGACGGTGCTCAAGGCGACCCTGGTGGCCCTCGCCGTGGGGAGCGGCGCCAGCGTCGGCCTCCTGGCCCCGGCGCTCATGTTGGGCAGCCTGGTCGGGGCCGGGGTGGCCGATCTGATTCCGGTTCAGCAGACCATCCTCGTGGCCACCGGCATCACCGTGGTCCTGGTCACCCTGACCAACTCGCCCGTCGGGACTATCGTGATGATGCTGGAGATATTCGGGCCCGAGGTGCTCATCCCGGTCACCCTGGCCGGGCTGGTGGCCAACCTGGCGAGCCGGAAGCTGGTCATCTACCGGGACGTCCTGCCCTGGCGGTCGGAGGTGCGGGTCGTGGACAGGGGGCCGGGGGATTGA
- the queA gene encoding tRNA preQ1(34) S-adenosylmethionine ribosyltransferase-isomerase QueA has product MPLFAADYDYELPRELIAQRPTERRDGSRLMVLVGNRPPEHRPFTDLPKMLREGDVLVANDSRVIPARIRGVKREGGAEVEALLLRDLGDGRWTALAKPGKRLKLGTRIDFRGELAGEVLAKLEGGLVVLGLAGARPIGEILDEFGEAPLPPYIERPTGADSRDSRRYQTVYSRRPGSIAAPTAGLHFTPDLLERLRARGIEWLTLTLHVGYGTFAPLPDGDLTDHRLHTESFSLGKSTARAVNRARLEGRRVIAVGTTTARVLEASADETGIVSASSGETDIFIHPPHRFRAVDGLLTNFHLPRSSLLMLVAALAGRERILDAYREAMVEGYRFYSYGDATLLLPTG; this is encoded by the coding sequence ATGCCCCTCTTCGCCGCGGATTACGACTACGAGCTGCCCCGGGAGCTCATCGCCCAGCGCCCGACCGAGCGGCGCGACGGGTCCCGCCTGATGGTCCTGGTGGGCAACCGGCCGCCGGAGCACCGTCCCTTCACCGACCTGCCGAAGATGCTGCGGGAGGGGGACGTGCTGGTGGCCAACGACAGCCGGGTCATCCCGGCGCGCATCCGGGGGGTCAAGCGGGAGGGCGGGGCCGAGGTCGAGGCCCTCCTCCTGCGGGACCTGGGCGACGGCCGCTGGACCGCCCTGGCCAAGCCGGGCAAGCGGCTGAAGCTGGGGACGAGGATTGATTTCCGCGGGGAGCTGGCCGGGGAGGTGCTGGCCAAGCTGGAGGGGGGGCTCGTGGTCCTGGGACTGGCGGGGGCGCGGCCCATCGGAGAGATTCTTGACGAGTTCGGCGAGGCCCCCCTGCCGCCGTACATCGAAAGACCGACCGGAGCCGATTCCCGCGATTCGCGCCGCTACCAGACGGTCTACTCGCGCCGACCCGGCTCCATCGCGGCGCCCACCGCCGGTTTGCATTTCACACCCGACCTCCTGGAACGGCTCCGGGCGCGGGGGATCGAGTGGCTCACCCTAACCCTCCACGTGGGCTACGGCACCTTCGCCCCGCTCCCCGATGGGGACCTGACCGACCACCGGCTCCACACCGAGAGCTTCTCTCTGGGTAAATCCACGGCGCGCGCCGTCAACCGGGCCCGGCTCGAGGGGCGCCGGGTGATAGCCGTCGGCACCACGACCGCCCGGGTCCTGGAGGCGTCGGCCGACGAGACCGGCATCGTTTCGGCGTCCTCCGGCGAGACGGACATCTTCATCCACCCACCCCACAGGTTCCGCGCCGTGGACGGGCTCCTCACCAATTTTCACCTCCCCCGCTCCAGCCTCCTGATGCTGGTCGCGGCCCTCGCCGGGAGGGAGCGGATTCTCGACGCCTACCGGGAGGCGATGGTGGAGGGTTATCGCTTCTACTCCTACGGCGACGCCACCCTCCTCCTGCCCACGGGATGA
- a CDS encoding GNAT family N-acetyltransferase: MYRIRPITPDRPGDEELRAHLAKTGQERDFPDLRGEGVFAFGAFDGAKLVGDISVKVQPVAVPPGIPVPVLELPQKTFSEAAGRDLLEGFVQSFAVEEAHRRRGLGRRLQLAALGECRRRGFYQMRSWSSLDKPANYALKLALGFAVHPGHDYVARLGKWVPGAFFVKKL, translated from the coding sequence TTGTACAGAATAAGGCCCATCACCCCCGACCGTCCCGGCGATGAGGAGCTACGGGCTCACCTCGCCAAAACCGGGCAGGAGAGGGATTTCCCGGACCTGCGGGGGGAGGGTGTTTTCGCCTTCGGCGCCTTCGACGGGGCTAAACTGGTCGGCGACATCTCGGTGAAGGTGCAGCCCGTCGCAGTTCCGCCGGGCATCCCGGTGCCCGTCCTGGAGCTGCCGCAAAAAACTTTCAGCGAGGCGGCGGGGCGCGACCTCCTCGAGGGTTTCGTCCAGAGCTTCGCGGTGGAGGAGGCCCACCGGCGGCGGGGGCTCGGCCGGCGTCTGCAACTGGCGGCGCTCGGGGAATGCCGCCGCCGCGGTTTTTACCAGATGCGGTCCTGGTCGTCCCTCGACAAGCCCGCCAACTACGCCCTCAAGCTCGCCCTCGGTTTCGCCGTCCACCCGGGTCACGACTACGTGGCCCGGCTCGGAAAATGGGTTCCGGGCGCCTTTTTCGTGAAAAAGCTGTAA